The Anopheles gambiae chromosome 2, idAnoGambNW_F1_1, whole genome shotgun sequence genomic sequence CGTGCCGGCTGATGGGACAGGTAGATTTAGAACCCGAATCTTCCGGAACCGCCCCCCCAAAATAATGCCTTCACTTTTCAGTGCCTGACAGAGCCGACCGGAATAGTAGTGACCCAAAAAGGAACGTACGACTGGCAGGGGTTCGGGTTTTGGGCCGCTATGCCGGACACTGATTGGATTATATTTATGTCCTTTCCATGAATCATTTATGAAATCATCTTGGGCCGCACACGTGGATCGACCCACGGGGATGCTcgagatacacacacacgcgcccgACTTCCCCACGGAAGGATTACTCGCTTCGATCTAAAGTACATTTAGTGCGATTGGGTTCATCTCATGAACCTTACGAACCACACTTTCTGGGCAGGTTTCCTgcgctaaacaaaacaaacaaaaacacacacactcagcaaGTGAGATGTCCCGAGGGACCAAGTTCATCAAACGGCAGGGAGGGATTCCTTCCAATCACGAGGGGCGCACGAATCCCTCCCCTTGAAGGTGCTCGTTCGATCGATCGCATTAAACGGGGCCAAAGCGGATCGATTCGTCCGGTAATGTAGCTTCAAAACGCACAACAAACACATGCCATCACTACGCAATCGTATCGTCGACAGAGCTAGCACACGCGTGTTTGGGTGTGTAATCGCTACGCGGGTTTGGGATGGCGCCGTTCGCTAAAAGAAACAATCCCGGACGCGCTTTGTGAACCGTCGaggagagggttttttttttgttgtgcaccCAAGTCACGTCCGATCGGAAACGGATGTTATTGACGAGTGCAGTGCAGACCGTTGCCCCGGGGGTCGGGGGGGTGGGCTATTTGTATGTCTAATTTATCCACCATTCCCCCCTGCTGCGAAGGccggtgagagagagagagagagagagaggaaacaCACCTGGCGGAGCAATCGAACCACAAGGCCACTTCCCGAACTGCTTCAACTTGGGATGAAGTTGTCAATTGTTTCGCTTATCGAAAACTTCTCTATTATTTAAGAATTCTACCAATCTGGTCGGACcgttttgctcctttttttcctcacGAAAAGTCTCGAATAAGGGTATCTTTTTTGCCGTTTTGCCGTCTGCCAGTAGAAAGTTTCCAACACTCCATCGAGATTGCATTGTTACTTCTAATCAAAGCAGGCGCGAGCGCCTTCCAGTTTCCTTCTTTATTTGCTCGTTTGCTCGTCGTTTCGTCCGCCCTGTTTTTTCGTCGTTCCCCCAACAATGCCGAAGGTGAGTGAGAAACTTTCCATCATAAATCCTAATCCGGCCGCTCGCACTCGCATACTTTTACGACCTTTTTTTCGCTTGTTCGCTTGCTCTTTCCAGAAAGCCAAAAGTCCGAAAGTTTCGCCGGAAGAATTGCTGTAATTATTTCTCGCGATACAGTGTTGGCCGCCGGCCATGTTTGTTATGATTTGAATTATCACCAATTCTgctttctgtgtgtttgtatgtttgtgtgtgtgtttgtgcgttttcTTTGAATGCAGCGAGGCCCTGCGGCAGGCGCAGGAGGAACGCTATGCGGAGGAGCAGGACCGGCTGCACGGGAAGGTGGCCCTCGAGCTGAAGGAATACAACCAGCGCCGCATGCTGCTCGTCGAGACGGTCAAGTTCTTTCGCCGTAAGTAAAGTGGGCTTTATTTTAATGGGGAGAAGATGCGCGTGGGTCAGCAGAACAAGCCCGGTCCCGGGGTCAGGACAATAACTAACTCTGATCTTCAGGGCTCGAAAAGGCAGCGCTCGACCACGAACGACAGCAGGCGGAGCGGAAAGAGTGGACCGATTTCCTGGCCTGCCGGACCGCACCGGACCCGGCCAGCCCGCCGCTGCTGCGCGAGGCGCTGTACCGGTGGCGCTTTCAGCAGGAAGCGCTCGAAAAGAGTTCGGTCAGCTGGACGCTGGCAGCGGACGAACGGAGCCCATTGACGCAAGACCCGAGCCGGAAGCGAACGACGAGAAAAGATCTGAGGGAAGTCTTCCGGAACATAGGCGGCCTTTACTTGCCCACCGTCCGGGAGGCGCTGGCCGTGCTGGCATCGATCCAGGACAGTGTGCAAGGCAAGGGCCCGCGGCACGAAACGATGCCCGCCGAGGTCGCGCTCGCCCGGGACGAAATCCGGAAGTTCATTAGCGATTCGCTGGACAGGATGACCTTTCGCATTGGCAGTAACATCGCCCGGGATATGGAGTGAGTTAGGGACGGTCGGTCGGTTAAGGGGATTCGGTAGTGTCATTCCAGCTAAATCCTCTCGCTGTTTGTGTGGACTCTCTCGCAAAGGACTTTGGATCCTGTGATGAGTGATTTCCACTTCCAGGAGGACGATGTGCTGTCGATGTATCTGTGGAGCTTTCGTCCGGATCCACTTGCGCCCGATTAGTAAGCATCACGCGGGCTTGCATGTGAACGTCGGCCTCATCGGGACTCATCGTTGTATCTTCCCCCTTTCCCCGGCTTCCCGATCCCCAGTAATCAGCTTATGAAAGTTATCGACATGGTCCCGCTGAGCTTGGTGCTGCATCGACCCCCGGCACTGGATCTGAAGGACTGCCTAATCCGTGGAATGTGGCTGGAGTTCGATCACCACAGCAATATGGACCCGACGCACACCATCCCAGCGCTGGAACCGACGGTGGAGCTGATCCCTGCCCAGGAAGCGGAGTGGATCGAACGGCAGGAAGTGAAGCGGAAGCGACTGACAGCGCTGCGGAAGCTACGGGAAGATTACGATGCCGAGCAGTGTCGTAAACAGGCCGAGGCGGAAGCGCTCGAAGCTCAAAAAGGGGGCAAGGACACGAAGACgcctgccgccgccgccccgaAAGCCGGTGGCAAAAAGGGCAAGTCACCAAAGCAGCCACCGGTCCCGGAGCCGGAGCCAGCGGTGATTACGGACGAGACCGAGGTTGACATTGACGCCGAGTTTGAGCGGCAGGAAGCGGATCGATTTTGGGACACTTTAGCGAGCGTTTCGCCGAAAGCGCGACCCCTTCGGCCGGGTTACATCAACCTGCGCGAGTATGCCATCGTCGGTGGCGTGTTCAAGCTGGCCCGGTTCGACAGGCTGCCCCAGCCGATGGAGCCGAGGCCCGATTTCATCTACACCAACGTTCCGGATGGTTTGCAGCTGACGGAAAAGGGATACCGAGCGCTGGAGCCCGAAGGGTTGATTAAAATTGAGCTCCAACTGCCGGCCCACTGTCACTGGTGGGAGGAGCCGACCGTCTGCTGGTGGGAGCGGTGGGAGGAAGGCGAACAGTTTACTCAGCTCACCCCGGAAGTACAACAGTTTCACCTGCAGTATGACGAAATCGAGGCCCACAAGGCGACGCTCCTGTTTGCCGCCCCGGAGCATCGGCTGTCCCGCGCCCTGGTCGGCGAACCGAAGCTCGTGCGAGACTTTAGCCTGATGGACATACCGGTGGAGGTGCGGCTGCACTATCTCATCCGCGACCACCTGCTGCCGCGCGTACCGGAAGGATATCGATTCCGGGCGGAGCTGAACCGGTTGTACGCCCTGCTGACGGAGCGGACCGCCCGGCGGAAGGCACGCGAACGGGAGCAGATGGCACGCGACGGGCTGGTGCGCAAGTACGAGCAATTTCTCACCGACGGTCAAGACGCGGGGCTGTCGGAAATGCGACTTCCGATCGATTCCGATATCGACAGCGGCGACGGCACGGATGGCACGGAGGAGCAGGATGGCACGGACGCGTTGGTGGCGCAGgaaatggatgaaaaattgcaacaattttCATTGGCAGCAGCGGACGAGGCTGCCCACTATCTGCATCCACCCGTGCCGCTCTGCCAGCCGCTTGTGGTGGGCGACAGGTACGACGGTTCGGAGGCCGCCATCACCGCCGAGCTGATGCAGGAAATGGAGGCACTCGTGCGGCGAATGGAATCGACGGATGCAATGCTGGACAATGATTCGAACGAGCGGCTGTGCAAACTGTTCTCCacctttctgctgctgctcgagtaTCTGCGCGAGAAGGAAAAGCCCAACTTTCCGCCCGTGCCGGTCCCGGGCGAGGAGGCGGAACCGGCGGGCGATGTTTCCGCGATGGTTCAGCCCAAGCCCCGGCGACGGTGGCTGGAGATTCGAACGACAAAAAAGTACCCGCTCGGGCTGGGCGCCGGCCGAACGCGCACACTGTCCGGGGTGAGCGAGGCGTCGCTGGGGCAGgatgagaagaagaagcgcAAACGGAGAAAGTCCGCCGGCAGTGTCACGGCCCAGCGGGACAGCACGGCACTGTCGGACGCCCAGCAGGAGCAGGAAGAGCAGGAGGCGATGGCGCTGATCGAGCACGAGCCGGGTCGATGGTCAACGATGCCAATCCGCAACCAATCGTACGATCCGGAGCGACGGCTGCTAACCTTCACCACGGACCGGCTGGGCGTGTACGGGCTGGCCGCGCGCAAGTACTGCAACATTCCATTTGTCCACTGGGACATGCGACGCCACGGCAGGATGTAAGTgaagagagcgaaagaaagaaagaaggaggaagaaaaaaccccATTTACTGTTCGGTCGCACGCCGGGCCTGCTGTTTCAATTTGCACTTCTTTCCAGCGCCAACCTTACGACGGCCCTCACGCTCACCACCAAGTCGCTGCAAATCGTGTTCTACGTCACGGCGCAAGGCTACCGGCTGGCGCTGCAGGAGCACGCGAAGAAGCAGACGAAAAAGTTGTTCCTCGAGGAAGCACCGGCACCGGAAGTGTTGCCACCCGGCGACGGGACATTCACGCTGGAAGAGCTGGAGAAGTTTCTGCAGCGCATGAATGTGCACCTGTTCCCACAAGTGGACACTTGTTTCTACGTCCCCGGCGTGGAGCGGGCGGCGAGCCCGAAGCATCCGTCGATGGAATCGCACAATCTGCGCTGTCTCGGTGTCTTCTGTCTGACGCACAACTTTCAGTCCTGCCTGTGGAACCGGTACGCCCATCGACGGACCGCACTCGTGCTGGGCCGCGAGCTCATCGAGGGACGGAACGAGCCCGAATTCGGCACCGTCATGATAACGCCACTTAAGTCACAGTTCGTCGAGGTGGAGGAGCTGTGCTCGGACGCGCTCGAGCAGATCCTGCTCGCGTACCATCCCCGTCCCGAGGAGCAAAGCGTGAGTGGCGTTAGCAAGCTCTCGACGCGTAATTCACACACGTCACTTATATTTGCTGTTGTATTGTGCttgtctgtctctctctcactctctcccatTAGTACAATGCCGATTGCTACGGGCTGCTGAAGGACAGCCTGGAGGAACCGTCCCGCAAGGTGCTGGCAAAAACGCCCGCCCTGCTACAGTGGAACGTCGGCCAGTTGCTGCAGAAGCTCCAGCTGCTCAGCTACTCGTGAGCACACACTCCGAATTGTAGTGATTGTAGTGGActgcccccctccccccccccccactccgaCAGCCGAACCCGGTCATCATCGTGCTCCGAACGGAATGGTCTATCATTAATGTATTACAAAATCACGCCAATTGCAGTTAGCTTTGCTCTGGCGGCTGAGTTTCTTCGACATTGCTCACGCCATTTCGTGCAGCCGCCAATTGTGAATCGCCCGAAGGAAATGGGTTGCTGTAAgccaaaaagagagaaaaaaaagaaaacaccccGGGTGAGTGGACCGTAGGCTTTTGCGCTTCCATTCATTCGAAACCCCCGCCCCCAGCGAAAGCATTAATCATCGTCATGCTCGGCTGTCCGACTCGTTTTCAATCCAATTACCATTGGCTCCGGCACAcagtcatcatcatcccccATGCACACCTTTCCTTTTTGGTTCGACAATGTTCAAGTTGCTTTGTTTATTGCTGTGCTTGGGTCGAATTGAGCATTGCCATTAGCGGAAGTGTGCAGTGTGGGCAAGGGAAGGAATGGACGAAGCTTTCAAGAATGGGCAGCCCTACACAAAAGTCTAAATTATCCGTTCCGTTAAAGCGTCTGATGTATTTTCGATGTACTTGCAAGCAGTCAGCAATGTCATTGTAGAGCGGGGGGAAAAGAGGAGGAAAAAGGGTAAGGAGGTAGGGATTATGGCAGGGTTTCCTAGTCGTCAGGACAATGACGGATGCACTTTGTATAGTATGGGCCTAAATGTGGACCCATTTACTCCCGTTTGGACGGAGTGATTGATACTTGCTGATGGGTCGATGAATGATTTAACGTTTGAAATGGAGTGTAAACTCTCGTATCCATCAGTTTTCGAAACGTTATTGATTTGCTGCAGCACACTCTGGAATGTACAGCACATTGCAACGCCACAGTTgtgtttttaatgcattttttttttcatcccaaACTATGTTGTGTTACGTTTGATGTAATACTTGCAACTTTAGCTGCAAACATGCACAATGAAAAATCAagaattgtttattttctttcggTATTATCCAAACATGCAAACAATGGAAACATATCTTTCCAAATAACCTCATACTGTGATGCTGTGTTCGATCGTACTTTCTCGCTCATCCCCCGTTGTGTAGTGCTTTTGTTATCCCTTGCAAGTACCATCGATAGGACGGATAAACAAAGGAATTAGCAAACATccaacatatacacacacacacacgcgggagttttattttcatcaattttgCTCCCCTGCTCGCATGCTCCAGTGCTCTCATTTTACTTCAATGTTATTTGTACCATCCACCCACCCTCCTTCCATTCTTGTGTCCCGTCCCGTCCACACCCCACATCTATCGATAGCCGATTGTGTTTGGGCGTTCATGTTGGTCAAATTTGTTCGATCAGATATGTTGATTTATGCGCCAAACTCTTTGCGGCTACTGTGCGGCACTGGCGAGTGGTGTGGCTACATCCGGCCAAGGGGGACGGGACGGGGACAGGGTGAGTGAGGGTAGGTAGTAAGTTAGTGTGTGATGGTTTTATTTCTGCTTTGCTGTTTTCTTTCACCCGTCACCTACTCACCACCAGGCTTCCTCCTCACGCGTCACGCGTTATCGTACTGCGACGCTCGGTACGCTTCCGGTAGTGGGAAAGGGCTATCTTTGCACGGGTTCGTTTTGCTGGCACGGGGACAGAGGAGATGGCAATCATCAACACCGCAGTGCAGAAGGCGGGGGCGAGGAAAATCCCTCATCACACATTGACCGATCAGCGGGGAAAAACATCCAGTGGATGGCATGGACtggtagcggaatttggggcaagtgtgccatacggggcaagagtgccaccaagcattttaccttaaaaactttagtttaatgatcaattgtgtatacagttggttgctttccaatgactaggtattCTGAGCCtaatttcatatagaccaatcgatatttcccattgttttgaactgatttatattgagtttcaaaattgagcagaatattataattttttaatccaaccaaataagctctcaaaaatcatgcgaacaatcaaccgagaaaatatttacaccaccgtatagctgagaaaacgggattttttttgtggggttagttgaaaaaaactttctttttgtcactgaaaaattcaatttcaaaaaagttacaacttttgggcaagtgtgccatctctgtttggggcaagtgtgccaccatctttcataggtgcgatctgtcaaaaatgtaaacattgttgtagcgtgctgcggaatggtgcgctattgtgagcggattccacgccagaaaaacagaacagtaacaaaccatattgtggtacagttggtggtcaaaaagggttcaatGGTaactaaatacatgtaggaatacatacactagtggtacaaacgtaataatttataattatctaagaaatacggttattttaaccaggtggccgtcttgccccatacgagtggcactcttgccccatagcccaaaaaacaacgtctttttggacccttttttaaacgcttcaaaaactgttttgttttctcttttttcaagcgaaactcattcataagtgaggaaatagatgtaaattggttatgagatttgaatcggcttttgaaaaacacgttttagtgagttataacttgaaatgcttaaggtggcacacttgccccaagttccgctacgGTGGGTTCCCGGAAGTGagacatacacaaacacacgcacgcaccggAAGAAAAGCGTGCTTCCAATCTATTCAAACAgaattgtataaaaatatgtGCCTTGCTCGATGGCGCTGTGTTGGGTTGGGTGTGTGGAACGGAAGAAGAAATGGCAACATCGGGCGggctttgtctctctctccccccccccccccataacAAAACTGAAGGAGAGGAAAAACGCCCCAAAACAGCCATGCAAACCGAGGCAGCCCCCGAAAATCGACACGATCGAAAAAGTTTTCACATTTAATATCgattaaaatttgtttttgtttaactttCGCTTCGCAGGGACGCTGGACAAGTACGATCGATGCACAAACTCACTCACAAACACGTTTCCGCCTGTCCTCCCCTTGCGCCCGTTATTATCGAAACGGTCGCTTTTGTCCCCTcgtgagagggagagagaaggagatAGAGAGCTGAAAAGGAGGCTCGTACCATTATTATCTTGTAGAGTAAGCACAGCCACCCcacagttcttttttttctgctgtcgTGGGGGAGAACATCCCTCCAGCTCCCCCTCCCTCGCCACCTTTCCTTCCCACGAAACGCAACTGTTTAAGGCATCGTTCAGCATTTCGTGCGGTTCGTCCCCGGGACGGTCCGAAACAATGGATGGGCTGTAATAAATTTGATCAGTAAAAATTATATtgataaattcaataaatttccttATCTCAGCGGTCTGGaacgaaatcgaaatcgaTTGTTTTCGGCTAGGCCCACGGTGCCGCGGTTGCGGGCCTGGGACACCACGCGGCCACACTGAGCCCATTAtgcgtcggtgtgtgtgtgtagtaggtGCGTTAGAGAGTCCCTCTGTCTGTAAAAGTGGAAGGGGTTGagcagaggaagaaaaaaaagaagcggaACCACCCGAACGCCATCATCCCTCCGCTGTGTTGCGCACTCATTGCACTTACGGGGCTGAAATTTGAACGGGGTTTGGCCACCGCGCCATTAAACCACTCGGTGAGTTATGGATGTGTGCGGCGATCGGAAGCACAACAATCAGCTCGGTGAGGCACTGTGAACCACTGAGTCGGAGTCTGGATagccaggggggggggggggggggggtcaggCCGGCCCGTTTGTCTTGTCTGTAATACTGCGCTCATACTGGGTTCGACCGATTGCGACCAATTTTGTCGCCTCTTGgtcgttcgcttttttttgttcattcgtTCGATACTCCAACCTGCCTGACGTGTCACGTAATTAAGTTATCAACAGGCCTGGAATGAAATTTACCGCTACATAATTagagaaaatcaataaatcactCGACTGACCGAGGcgcaccaggcgtctccatttccGAGAAgcgaccaaccaaccaacgtgtgggatgtgatgatgatgcgggtCGGCGTTTTGGCTCCATGGCGGTATGGAAATATTCATCAGTGGAATCGGGGAGATCGCCGTGACCTTTGGCGCTCGCTTTATTAAATGTTTATGAGTTTATCTTTAAGAAAATCCAAGCTAAGCtttctcactcactcactcactcgcgACGATGACAGCCGCTGCCCTTTTGGTCTCGTGGTAGTCTGCAGCAaaacccccttttttgccataGTCGATCGATAGTTTGACTCGTCTTGCGTTCTTGCACTCTTCGAAGCCATcgtcaccagcaccagcatcatcatcgtcatgcTCATCATCGTTTATCCAACGTTGCGACCTTGTGCGATAGTTTCTTCCTCGGTCAGCACGCGCGAAGTAGCTGGCTCGCCACGGCGAAAGAGCAAAAGTAATCACTTTTTGGCACCGCGCTGTCACCAAAGGACAGCTCCGCAAAGGCGCACAGAACGCTGTCTGAATGCTGTGCCGAGTGGCCATCCTGCCATCCTGCCATCCGGCACACTATTCATCATATTCTTTTGCGCCAACGGTCGGGCAGGTTGACGCTAACCCGCCCGACCGTTGACCACCACCGCTTCACTTTGATCGATAAAAGCTTAATGGCAGGTTAGGACGGACGTTGATAAATGACTGactgatggggggggggggggaggatgggGAAGAACGGGTCCAACGACACCTGCCAAAGTATCGATTAATGTTGGCGCGCTTCGGACCGTCGCGAGATGAGCTGCGGCCACGTTGTCCGTGTTTGCGATATTGCAAAAATTCAACCATCATTCCAACCTTCCACACTTCCGTCGTTCCATGTAGGTAGCTTTTGCTGTCGCCTTGTAAAAATGTACATCAATCGCATCTCATGAATAAATTCATCCCGGGCAGTATATTTTCGAAtttgcaaatttaattaaaattacattaattatCATCGCCACGCTGGCCCTGGGACGCCGCGCGACGCCGGCCACGTGtgagtgatgttcaaaattgatgCAATTAATATTCGCGAATGTCATACGGGAAATGgaacctgcacacacacacacacacacacacacacacacgtgccgTATTTGCGCCGTTGTTGACTCGTTTTCCATTCTTTCATTGCCTGCTGGCTGCAAAGTGTGTTAGCTTGAGCGCTTTTTTTGCGTTACTGTTGGGCCGACTAACACGGGGTGAATCTCTCTTGGGCCACTGTGCACCAGATCCCATGCGGCACCAACTGGCGAATGTGCAATTGCAAGCgctttatttgccttttttcacACCCAGCTCTGTGGCCCGGGGGGAGATTGATTGAAAACGAACGCGGGAACGCAAACAAAACCGGCAAAAAGGCAGCAGAagctgaagaagaaaaaaacatcataaacCTTTCGGAACAATCTCATTTCATGCATTTGTTGCCCCAGCGCTGACCGACGCGCCACGAGTTTCAATGCCGGACGTGCCGGAGCAGATTGAAGTCCGTGCCCAAATGCTCGctctgctcacacacacatacgaacgAAGAAGTGTATCCGGTTTCCGGCAGTGTGTGAACGGCTGTGGCGGTGAATGTGGCGGCCGAACCGACGGGCCGCTTGTGCCAATGTGCGTGGGGCAAAATTAATGGAAGTCATCGATTACGATTTGATGCATCGAGTGGAATGGCACTCAAATGGGGGGAAGGGGGATAGGCTCGAGCTCGATAATCGACGACAGGCACCGGTCAACGGTGCACAACCTGGTCGGACGGGCGACATCCTTGCTCCTGGACGATTGGACTCATAAATGAATTCCACTGGCGAGTCCTACCACGCCCGGCCAAAAAAGCAGCACCGTGCGCGGCAAGGTTGGGCAGAAGGGGGCGAAGAGATGGACATTTTTGTCCGTTAATTTCATGTGCAAAATGTCAGGGCACCCGGCCACTCGGGAGTGGGAGTGAAACCTGTCCCGACAcaataaataatgaatatcGAAAAAGTTAATTAGTTTATGATTGGCCACAGCTGTTCGCG encodes the following:
- the LOC11175834 gene encoding uncharacterized protein LOC11175834, producing the protein MPKVSEKLSIINPNPAARTRILLRPFFRLFACSFQKAKSPKVSPEELLEALRQAQEERYAEEQDRLHGKVALELKEYNQRRMLLVETVKFFRRLEKAALDHERQQAERKEWTDFLACRTAPDPASPPLLREALYRWRFQQEALEKSSVSWTLAADERSPLTQDPSRKRTTRKDLREVFRNIGGLYLPTVREALAVLASIQDSVQGKGPRHETMPAEVALARDEIRKFISDSLDRMTFRIGSNIARDMETLDPVMSDFHFQEDDVLSMYLWSFRPDPLAPDYNQLMKVIDMVPLSLVLHRPPALDLKDCLIRGMWLEFDHHSNMDPTHTIPALEPTVELIPAQEAEWIERQEVKRKRLTALRKLREDYDAEQCRKQAEAEALEAQKGGKDTKTPAAAAPKAGGKKGKSPKQPPVPEPEPAVITDETEVDIDAEFERQEADRFWDTLASVSPKARPLRPGYINLREYAIVGGVFKLARFDRLPQPMEPRPDFIYTNVPDGLQLTEKGYRALEPEGLIKIELQLPAHCHWWEEPTVCWWERWEEGEQFTQLTPEVQQFHLQYDEIEAHKATLLFAAPEHRLSRALVGEPKLVRDFSLMDIPVEVRLHYLIRDHLLPRVPEGYRFRAELNRLYALLTERTARRKAREREQMARDGLVRKYEQFLTDGQDAGLSEMRLPIDSDIDSGDGTDGTEEQDGTDALVAQEMDEKLQQFSLAAADEAAHYLHPPVPLCQPLVVGDRYDGSEAAITAELMQEMEALVRRMESTDAMLDNDSNERLCKLFSTFLLLLEYLREKEKPNFPPVPVPGEEAEPAGDVSAMVQPKPRRRWLEIRTTKKYPLGLGAGRTRTLSGVSEASLGQDEKKKRKRRKSAGSVTAQRDSTALSDAQQEQEEQEAMALIEHEPGRWSTMPIRNQSYDPERRLLTFTTDRLGVYGLAARKYCNIPFVHWDMRRHGRIANLTTALTLTTKSLQIVFYVTAQGYRLALQEHAKKQTKKLFLEEAPAPEVLPPGDGTFTLEELEKFLQRMNVHLFPQVDTCFYVPGVERAASPKHPSMESHNLRCLGVFCLTHNFQSCLWNRYAHRRTALVLGRELIEGRNEPEFGTVMITPLKSQFVEVEELCSDALEQILLAYHPRPEEQSYNADCYGLLKDSLEEPSRKVLAKTPALLQWNVGQLLQKLQLLSYS